Proteins encoded within one genomic window of Nitrospinaceae bacterium:
- the metG gene encoding methionine--tRNA ligase, producing MRKNGKKFYVTTPIYYVNDVPHIGHAYTTIAADVVARYKKMEGYEAFFLTGTDEHGQKVHQAAKDLGVDAQEHVDKLNGRFKELWVRLNICNNDFIRTTEERHKLVVRGILQELFDKGEIYKASYEGWYCTPDERFWTEKDLVNGNCPECGRKVEKITESNYFFKMGQYQEWLVEHIKDNEKFIQPASRKNEVLGFLGKPLEDLCISRPVDRMPWGIPLPFDDKYVTYVWFDALINYISTFGTVEQIKACGYWPADHHLVGKDILTTHAVYWSTMLKSIGLPIPKNIYAHGWWTVNGQKMSKSLHNVVEPNLLIDQFGVDVIRYFLMREVSFGMDGDFSHKALIGRLNSDLANNLGNLLNRTTNMIGKYFEGTIPQPATDGEEDETLKSKAAKVVSEVRKLYDDLAYHKILTTIWELVDASNQYIVKTGPWNLAKSEEGKERLKTVMHHSAEALRTIAILIYPFMPESAESMLRQLGVETSAEEQGMESISQWGGLKPGSRIKPGEQLFPRMEEKQANKILESVTLGAETEKKSSPDKSKDDGLAEQVTIDDFMKIDLRTGKILEAEKVKKSKKLIQLKVDIGTETRQVLAGIAEGYEPDQLVGRTVVLVANLKPAKLMGIESQGMILAGSADGKLVLAGFDQELPQGVRVR from the coding sequence ATGCGTAAAAACGGAAAAAAGTTCTACGTCACCACGCCTATCTATTATGTAAACGATGTGCCGCATATCGGACACGCTTACACCACCATCGCCGCCGACGTGGTTGCACGCTACAAAAAAATGGAAGGCTATGAGGCATTTTTCCTCACCGGAACCGACGAACATGGGCAAAAAGTCCATCAGGCTGCGAAAGACCTGGGGGTGGACGCCCAGGAACATGTCGACAAGCTCAATGGCCGGTTCAAGGAGCTTTGGGTGCGTCTCAATATCTGTAACAACGACTTTATCCGCACGACGGAAGAACGGCACAAATTGGTTGTACGCGGTATCCTCCAGGAACTTTTCGACAAAGGCGAAATCTACAAGGCCAGTTATGAAGGCTGGTATTGCACGCCGGATGAACGGTTCTGGACGGAAAAGGATCTGGTCAACGGCAATTGCCCGGAATGCGGTCGCAAGGTCGAGAAGATCACTGAGAGCAATTATTTCTTCAAGATGGGCCAGTACCAGGAATGGCTGGTCGAACACATCAAGGACAATGAAAAATTCATTCAACCCGCTTCCCGAAAAAACGAAGTGCTGGGATTTTTGGGCAAGCCGTTGGAGGACCTTTGCATTTCCAGGCCCGTGGACCGCATGCCCTGGGGCATCCCCCTGCCCTTCGACGACAAGTACGTCACCTACGTCTGGTTCGACGCCTTGATCAATTACATTTCCACCTTCGGGACGGTGGAACAAATTAAAGCCTGCGGATACTGGCCCGCCGATCATCATCTGGTTGGGAAAGACATTCTGACCACCCACGCGGTATACTGGTCCACAATGCTGAAATCCATCGGGCTTCCTATTCCTAAAAATATCTACGCCCACGGCTGGTGGACGGTGAACGGGCAAAAAATGTCCAAATCCCTGCATAACGTCGTGGAACCGAATTTGTTGATCGACCAGTTCGGAGTCGATGTCATCCGCTATTTCCTGATGCGCGAAGTGTCCTTTGGAATGGACGGAGATTTTTCCCACAAGGCGCTGATCGGACGGCTGAACAGCGATCTGGCCAACAACCTGGGCAATCTTCTGAACCGCACGACCAACATGATCGGAAAATATTTTGAGGGGACGATCCCCCAACCGGCCACAGATGGAGAGGAAGACGAAACACTGAAAAGCAAGGCCGCGAAAGTGGTTTCTGAAGTCCGCAAGCTCTACGACGATCTGGCCTATCACAAAATTCTCACGACGATCTGGGAGCTGGTCGACGCCAGCAATCAGTACATCGTAAAAACCGGCCCCTGGAATCTGGCGAAGAGCGAGGAAGGAAAGGAGCGTCTTAAAACCGTCATGCACCATTCCGCAGAAGCCCTTAGAACCATCGCCATCCTGATTTATCCCTTCATGCCTGAAAGCGCTGAATCCATGCTCAGGCAGTTGGGTGTGGAAACATCCGCTGAGGAACAAGGAATGGAATCGATCAGTCAATGGGGCGGGCTGAAACCCGGAAGCCGGATTAAGCCCGGTGAACAACTGTTCCCGCGAATGGAGGAAAAACAGGCCAATAAAATTTTGGAAAGCGTGACCTTGGGCGCCGAAACGGAGAAAAAATCTTCCCCTGACAAATCGAAAGACGACGGACTGGCAGAGCAGGTGACGATCGACGATTTCATGAAGATCGATCTTCGCACCGGAAAAATTCTGGAAGCGGAAAAAGTCAAAAAATCCAAAAAACTGATCCAACTGAAAGTGGATATCGGCACGGAAACCCGTCAGGTCCTGGCCGGCATCGCCGAAGGCTACGAGCCCGACCAGTTGGTCGGCAGGACTGTTGTTCTTGTGGCCAACCTCAAACCGGCGAAACTGATGGGAATAGAGTCCCAGGGAATGATCCTGGCTGGGTCCGCCGATGGGAAACTCGTGCTGGCGGGGTTTGATCAGGAACTACCTCAAGGAGTGCGTGTAAGATGA
- a CDS encoding radical SAM protein — protein sequence MIIDTHAHLDMDQYDTDREEVIERARASGVDYILNIGCDVESSARSLELAEQYDFIYGTAGVHPHDVKSIDASTYADLKHLLAHPKMVAVGEIGLDYFKNYSPQDLQRTHLKKQLELAKELDKPIIVHCRDANEDMISILSEFYAVNEKARSGIFHCFSGDQKLADKALEMGFYISFSGSVTFKKSEELRAVAKTIPADRLFVETDCPYLAPVPKRGKRNEPAFVHHTAELIAEVRGLRVKDVQRTSELNFFELFGIGKMAPTGTVSYQIRNSLYLNLTTRCTDDCVFCTRLTRPVVQGYNLKLDREPTAQEVWESIDDPTKYDEVVFCGYGEPTLRLDAIKEVAKKIKDAGGRVRLNTNGHGNVINKRNILPELQGLIDEVSVSLNTDSSEAYDEICRPLPAFRNGIYDKIKEFIAEAKQYIPKVQATIVTQQKDVDESACEEIVKKEFGVDYRARRYNMVG from the coding sequence ATGATCATCGACACCCATGCCCATCTCGACATGGACCAATACGACACCGACCGCGAAGAAGTCATTGAGCGGGCCCGGGCCAGCGGGGTGGACTATATTCTCAATATCGGCTGTGACGTGGAAAGCAGTGCCCGCTCTTTGGAGCTGGCGGAACAATACGATTTCATTTACGGCACCGCCGGCGTGCACCCGCACGACGTCAAATCGATCGACGCCAGCACCTACGCGGATTTAAAGCATCTGCTCGCCCATCCCAAGATGGTCGCGGTGGGGGAAATTGGCCTCGACTATTTCAAGAACTATTCGCCTCAGGACCTGCAACGCACGCACCTCAAAAAACAACTGGAACTGGCCAAAGAACTCGATAAACCCATCATCGTTCATTGCCGGGACGCCAATGAAGACATGATCTCTATTTTGTCCGAGTTTTACGCGGTTAACGAGAAAGCCCGCTCCGGCATCTTCCATTGCTTTTCAGGAGATCAAAAGCTGGCGGACAAAGCCCTGGAGATGGGGTTTTATATTTCTTTTTCCGGCTCGGTGACCTTTAAAAAATCCGAGGAACTTCGGGCGGTGGCGAAAACCATTCCCGCCGACCGCCTGTTCGTCGAGACCGACTGCCCTTATCTGGCCCCCGTACCCAAGCGCGGGAAAAGAAACGAACCGGCCTTCGTCCACCACACCGCGGAATTGATCGCCGAGGTGCGCGGGCTGAGAGTAAAAGATGTGCAACGAACCTCGGAACTGAATTTCTTTGAACTGTTCGGCATCGGTAAAATGGCTCCTACCGGAACGGTCTCTTACCAGATCCGCAACTCGCTCTATCTCAACCTGACGACGCGATGCACCGACGATTGCGTGTTCTGCACCCGCCTCACCCGTCCGGTGGTGCAGGGCTACAATCTCAAGCTCGACCGCGAGCCGACGGCTCAGGAGGTCTGGGAGTCGATCGATGATCCGACAAAATACGACGAGGTGGTGTTCTGCGGCTACGGGGAACCGACGCTGAGACTTGATGCCATCAAAGAAGTAGCGAAAAAAATAAAAGACGCCGGCGGACGCGTCCGCTTAAACACCAACGGACACGGCAACGTCATCAATAAAAGAAACATCCTCCCCGAACTTCAGGGTCTGATCGATGAAGTTTCGGTGAGCCTGAACACCGACAGCTCGGAAGCCTACGATGAAATCTGCCGCCCCCTGCCGGCGTTTCGTAACGGAATCTACGACAAGATCAAGGAATTCATCGCCGAAGCTAAACAATATATTCCCAAAGTGCAGGCCACCATCGTCACTCAGCAGAAAGACGTGGATGAATCCGCCTGCGAGGAGATCGTCAAAAAAGAGTTTGGAGTCGATTACCGGGCCCGGCGCTACAACATGGTAGGCTAA
- a CDS encoding DUF423 domain-containing protein encodes MNWISLGAGLGGLSVMLGAFGAHSLKDRLTEQKLATFHTATDYLGYHALALILVGILVLVLGETGANALKKVGIFFTTGIVLFSGSLYALAFDGPRFFGPVTPFGGLFFMMGWFTLMVVVAKQLKTKN; translated from the coding sequence ATGAACTGGATTTCACTGGGCGCAGGATTGGGCGGGTTGAGTGTCATGCTGGGCGCATTCGGTGCGCACTCGTTAAAAGACCGTCTGACCGAACAGAAACTCGCGACCTTTCACACCGCCACCGACTATCTGGGGTATCACGCCCTGGCCCTCATTCTGGTCGGCATTCTCGTTTTGGTACTCGGAGAAACCGGAGCTAATGCCTTAAAGAAGGTGGGAATCTTTTTCACCACCGGAATCGTATTGTTCTCCGGCAGTCTCTACGCCCTGGCTTTCGACGGCCCCCGCTTTTTCGGACCCGTCACCCCTTTCGGAGGACTGTTCTTCATGATGGGCTGGTTCACCCTGATGGTGGTCGTCGCCAAACAGCTTAAAACAAAAAACTAA
- a CDS encoding membrane protein produces the protein MDGFLVIFVLLALLIFSAVKILREYERGVIFLLGKFWKVKGPGLIIVIPGIQKMVKVSLRTVVMDVPPQDIITKDNVTVKVNAVVYFRVIDPRSAIIEVEDYLYATSQLSQTTLRSTLGQSQLDDLLSRRDEINTQLQQVIDQQTEPWGVKVANVEVKNVDLPQEMQRALAKQAEAERERRAKVINAQGEFEAAQKISEAADQIGAHPPALQLRFLQTLVDMSTERSTTTFVPIPMDLFDQFQKTRPKKEE, from the coding sequence ATGGACGGTTTTCTGGTGATATTTGTTTTACTGGCCCTTTTGATCTTCAGCGCGGTCAAAATCCTGCGCGAATACGAGCGAGGCGTGATCTTTCTCCTGGGGAAGTTCTGGAAAGTCAAAGGTCCCGGACTCATCATCGTCATCCCCGGCATTCAAAAAATGGTCAAAGTGAGCCTGCGCACCGTGGTCATGGACGTACCGCCTCAGGACATCATCACCAAAGACAACGTCACCGTCAAAGTAAACGCCGTCGTTTATTTCCGTGTGATCGATCCCCGAAGCGCCATCATCGAAGTGGAGGATTACCTCTATGCAACCTCGCAATTGTCGCAAACGACGTTGAGAAGCACCCTTGGACAAAGTCAGCTGGATGATTTATTATCCCGGCGGGATGAGATCAACACCCAGTTGCAGCAGGTCATCGACCAGCAAACCGAACCCTGGGGCGTGAAAGTGGCCAACGTGGAAGTCAAGAATGTCGATCTGCCGCAGGAAATGCAGCGCGCCCTCGCAAAGCAGGCGGAAGCGGAACGCGAACGGCGGGCCAAAGTCATCAACGCCCAGGGCGAATTCGAAGCGGCGCAAAAAATCAGCGAAGCGGCGGACCAGATCGGCGCGCACCCCCCTGCCCTGCAACTGAGGTTCCTGCAAACCCTCGTGGACATGTCCACCGAGCGCAGCACCACGACCTTTGTTCCCATACCCATGGATCTGTTCGACCAGTTCCAGAAAACAAGACCCAAAAAGGAGGAATAA
- a CDS encoding QacE family quaternary ammonium compound efflux SMR transporter, with amino-acid sequence MAYLYLAIAIVAEVAATSALKASEEFTKLVPSGIVIVGYGVSFFCLTLVLRSMSVGIAYAIWSGLGIVLVTLIAIPLYDQIPDKPAMIGMGLIILGVVLINAFSKTSAH; translated from the coding sequence ATGGCCTATTTATATTTAGCAATAGCAATCGTCGCGGAAGTCGCCGCAACTAGTGCTTTGAAGGCATCTGAAGAATTCACGAAACTGGTTCCGAGCGGAATCGTGATTGTCGGGTATGGAGTCTCATTCTTTTGTTTGACCCTGGTCCTTCGATCCATGTCGGTAGGAATTGCGTACGCCATCTGGTCGGGGTTGGGAATCGTCCTGGTGACCCTGATCGCCATTCCCCTCTACGATCAGATTCCTGATAAACCCGCAATGATCGGCATGGGTCTGATCATCCTTGGAGTGGTCCTTATCAATGCATTCTCCAAAACATCCGCGCACTGA
- the moxR gene encoding ATPase AAA, which yields MEDLDLAKELVDAKKNVIQEIQKVIVGQDEVIEDLLVALFSKGHCLFVGVPGLAKTLLVSTLSQVLSLNFSRIQFTPDLMPSDITGTDILHEDQATGKRSFRFIKGPIFANIILADEINRTPPKTQAALLQAMQEYQVTVGGNTYQMDQPFLVFATQNPIEHEGTYPLPEAQLDRFMFIINVSYPTKEQEVEIALSTTSGHSPDLNVVLDAKRVQELQTLVPRVPVSEHVAHYAVDLVQSTRPNQNGSSPSYVNEWIDWGAGPRASQYLILGAKARALMDNRVSITVEDIRSVARQVLEHRIILNFKAEAENIKPADIIDKLLESVKVG from the coding sequence ATGGAAGATCTGGATCTGGCGAAAGAATTGGTAGACGCCAAAAAAAATGTCATTCAAGAAATTCAAAAAGTGATTGTCGGGCAGGATGAGGTCATCGAGGATCTATTAGTCGCGTTATTCTCCAAAGGACACTGCCTGTTCGTCGGCGTGCCCGGTCTGGCGAAAACTCTTCTGGTCAGCACCCTGTCCCAGGTGCTGAGTTTGAATTTCAGCCGCATCCAGTTCACACCCGACCTGATGCCCTCGGACATCACCGGGACGGACATTCTTCATGAAGACCAGGCGACCGGCAAACGGTCGTTCCGGTTCATCAAAGGCCCGATTTTTGCCAACATCATTCTAGCTGACGAGATCAACCGCACGCCGCCGAAAACCCAGGCCGCCCTGTTGCAGGCCATGCAGGAATATCAAGTGACGGTCGGCGGCAACACCTACCAGATGGATCAACCCTTTCTGGTGTTCGCCACCCAGAACCCGATCGAGCACGAAGGGACCTACCCGCTTCCGGAAGCCCAATTGGACCGGTTCATGTTCATCATCAACGTCAGCTACCCCACCAAAGAACAGGAAGTGGAAATCGCGCTTTCCACCACCTCCGGTCACAGCCCCGATCTTAATGTGGTGCTGGACGCCAAGCGCGTTCAGGAGTTACAAACCCTGGTCCCGCGCGTCCCCGTCTCCGAACACGTCGCTCACTATGCGGTGGATCTGGTGCAAAGCACCCGGCCCAACCAGAACGGCAGTTCACCGAGTTACGTCAACGAATGGATCGACTGGGGTGCAGGCCCGCGCGCCTCGCAATACCTCATCCTCGGAGCCAAAGCCCGCGCCTTGATGGACAACCGCGTCAGCATCACCGTGGAAGACATAAGAAGCGTCGCCCGTCAGGTTCTGGAGCACCGCATCATCCTCAACTTCAAAGCCGAAGCCGAAAACATCAAACCCGCCGACATCATAGATAAACTGCTGGAGAGCGTAAAGGTGGGGTAA
- a CDS encoding putative toxin Y4kP — MMEVVWLEEAAKDLKEIGRHIAKDDPTAAYRVLTKIKASAESLENNPELGRTGRVAKTRELVISGYPYILPYTIKKKQICILAVMHTSRKWPDGF; from the coding sequence ATGATGGAAGTCGTTTGGCTTGAAGAGGCGGCAAAAGATTTAAAAGAAATCGGGCGGCATATTGCAAAAGACGATCCCACCGCCGCTTACAGGGTTTTAACAAAAATAAAGGCTTCGGCGGAATCCCTTGAGAATAACCCTGAGCTTGGGCGCACAGGCCGGGTCGCAAAAACCCGCGAGCTCGTCATTTCGGGCTATCCCTACATCCTTCCCTACACAATCAAAAAGAAACAAATCTGCATTCTGGCCGTCATGCACACGTCCAGAAAATGGCCGGACGGTTTTTGA
- the sucC gene encoding succinate--CoA ligase [ADP-forming] subunit beta codes for MKIHEYQAKEILAKYNVAVPNGILVDDAFEARNAAAKLGTDVVVVKAQIHAGGRGKGGGVKLAKSPEEAEKHASDILGMTLVTHQTDPEGRLVKKVLVEEGMPIESELYLGIVVDRQSSRVLIMASEEGGMEIEEVAAETPEKIFKEVIDPVIGVKPFLARKIAFALNLKGDHLKKMVPFIINLYDCFVKEDLDMLEINPLVTTSDGRVLALDAKVNIDDNALYRHKDTLEYRDLDEEAPLEVEASKFHLNYIKLDGNIACMVNGAGLAMATMDIIKHSGGEPANFLDVGGGANEEMIENGFRILLSDPNVKAIFINIFGGILRCDILARGVVAASKTLNIQVPIVVRMEGTNMEEGHAILKESGMNFVIGNGMKDGARKVVKAIQ; via the coding sequence ATGAAAATTCACGAATATCAGGCCAAAGAAATTCTCGCCAAATACAATGTCGCCGTTCCCAACGGAATCCTCGTAGACGACGCTTTCGAAGCCAGGAATGCCGCCGCGAAGCTGGGCACGGATGTGGTCGTGGTCAAAGCCCAGATTCATGCCGGAGGCCGGGGAAAAGGCGGCGGGGTCAAGCTGGCCAAAAGCCCGGAAGAAGCCGAAAAACACGCATCGGATATCCTCGGCATGACCCTGGTCACGCATCAGACCGATCCTGAAGGGCGGCTGGTGAAAAAAGTTCTGGTCGAAGAAGGCATGCCCATCGAAAGTGAACTTTATCTGGGCATCGTGGTCGACCGGCAAAGCAGCCGCGTTCTCATCATGGCGAGTGAAGAAGGGGGTATGGAAATTGAGGAAGTTGCCGCAGAAACTCCCGAAAAAATATTCAAGGAAGTGATTGATCCGGTGATCGGAGTCAAACCCTTTCTTGCCCGCAAGATCGCGTTTGCGCTCAATCTTAAAGGCGACCACCTGAAGAAAATGGTTCCTTTTATCATCAATCTCTACGATTGTTTCGTCAAAGAAGATTTGGACATGCTGGAGATCAACCCGCTGGTCACCACGTCGGACGGTCGGGTGCTGGCGTTAGACGCCAAAGTGAACATCGACGACAACGCCCTGTACCGCCATAAAGACACTCTGGAATACCGTGACCTCGACGAGGAAGCGCCCCTGGAAGTCGAGGCTTCCAAGTTTCATCTGAATTACATCAAGCTGGATGGAAACATCGCCTGCATGGTGAACGGCGCTGGGTTGGCGATGGCCACGATGGACATCATCAAACACTCCGGCGGCGAACCCGCGAATTTTCTCGATGTCGGCGGCGGAGCCAATGAAGAAATGATCGAAAACGGATTCCGTATTTTACTGTCCGACCCCAATGTCAAAGCGATTTTCATCAATATATTTGGCGGCATACTGCGTTGCGACATTCTCGCCCGCGGCGTGGTGGCGGCTTCCAAAACTCTCAACATTCAGGTTCCCATCGTGGTCCGTATGGAAGGGACCAACATGGAAGAGGGACACGCGATTCTAAAAGAATCGGGCATGAATTTTGTTATCGGAAACGGAATGAAGGACGGCGCCAGAAAGGTGGTTAAAGCAATCCAATGA